The Branchiostoma floridae strain S238N-H82 chromosome 7, Bfl_VNyyK, whole genome shotgun sequence region TGTTCAAACAACGGCTGTAGATAGGTGGATGCACCAACGACATTGTAATTAATGCATACGATGCATGCACATGCAAGTGGCGTAATGTTTGAGATACGAGAGCCCAGTTACATATTCTTCGTCTGGTAGTTTCAAGAAGTGAGGCTCGATTGCAATGTTATGTGCGCTTCCCGTTTTATGTGTTTGGACTTCTTCTATTCGCTAATTTCAGGCTCGAAGCTGATGAAAATGCAGAAAACGTCGAACAAGAGACCTGCCTCTGAGAAGGCGCGGGAAGTCATGAGAGAAAGATTGCACCTGGATTATCAAGTATATGACTTTATCAAGGAGAGATTCCACAGGCAAAAATCACAGCTGGGAATCAAGGACTGATGAAGAGAGGAAACTGTCAACTTAGTGCCATCACATGGTGTTCACCGAAAGCTCAGTGCGCTTCTGTTAATATGTTCCAAATTggaatatgaaatatttcacGTAAGACTTCATGGTAAATCTCAATGTATTTCAAAGTTACCCACTCCATTAGACGACTCGATATATTGTTTTAGTTTAAGACAGGCGGCTAGATTAAATTctaacacaaaaagaaaactaataTGTGTGTCAGTTTCGTCAGCTTCATACATttacccaaggaggttttacCTCCTTGATTTGGCTTTCTTCTCTTTAAAGCTAGTATTATCATCTCCTCCTTCTAGATCATATATATTGACAAACCTCTTCCTAAGGAAGCTACTGTGACATTTATGCATAAAATGTTcaaatagtatcaaaatcttTATTATCTGTCTCGCATCACTGATCTAACATACACGTGTCACTAATAAGAACATGCCACCATTTGCCACTCAAGTATTATGCAATCTTAGTAATAAAAATGAACGATTTGCATTGTTTGACTTAATCTGTTTTGAAGTCTGCAACTGAAACATCGAACAGTAACAAAGAAAgttgctagagggcccaaacttccCGAGTACAAGAGCTATACCTACCACCGAACAATCATGACCATAGTATGTCCGGACCACTGCATATCAAAACTACCTGCTGCAGTACAACTGAAACCCTCTCGGGACCCATAATTTGATAGTTTCTTCATACCAACATACCATAACGTTATTACAAAATCCATCTACAACTTCTCGAGTTGTCCCGTATACAAACGCacatatatcatatgtattCACGCGTACCTATATCAtgtacgcacgcacacacacgaaAACATAAACATGGTATAATTGGGTCTAGTGAGTCCGCGAATAGGCTATAAGAGGATAACGTTAATATCCAGCATTTGTTTCTCCGTATGTACAAGGTGACTGtgtatatgataatacatattattattatatatcctGTAACCACCTCAAGTTCATTTGGTGGTTATGGGGACAAAACGGGTCATATGTCACCATTACACCTCGGGTCGAGACGTTAATTTGCCTTTTTCACTCAATCAATGACGCAGCGCCATTCGCGTGAACGTTGTCTATGAGAGCGACTGTCTATGAGAGCGACTACCGACAGGAACAGGAAGGACAGGTTCCCCGACATGGTCCCTGACCCGCCATCATCTACGTCACCAGGGCGGACATGATGAAGGCGGCTGGGGAAGTCAGGTTTTTCCTCGCCCTCGTTGTTTTGGTGGGATTATGGACTGCAGTGCAGCTGTACTACAGTCCTggacaaggtacatgtaccagtctGTTCATCATTAGACTAGATTATCTAATATATCTATCGAGCATTTGTAGCGAAAGCAGATATTACTGTACTTTGCACGGAAACACAGACCCCTGGGGAACTTGTTAGACAACAACATCATGAACAATAACACCAGGTGGCACGATTCTACTGTACTATTTATAGTCATCAGTCGTACGTTAGACTTGAGTGGGAAGCATATTATAATATTCAAGGCTTTGTTCCAAATTCACTGCGTAGAATCCAGATAATGTTTACGTTGAAGTACGTCAACGTCTTATAAACATGACGCTGACgttagacaacaacaacaacaaacaggaTATATAGATTATTCGACCCTTTAcccagtcaactcggcccaacacTCTGGTCAATTCGGCCCAACACCCTGATTAGTTAAATCGGCCAGGTTCGGGGTTAAACTCCTATAGCTAAACCCGCGCAATACTATACTACATTTTCAACAGATACCAATTCCAAAAAGCGAGAAAAAGACGAGATATGTATTAGATTGTGAAACTCACGAAGTTGTACcaacatgtatgtttgtaaaagGATCTATGTTGTGACCTGTTATTaggttactactactactacaattaGGTTAGTTACTGAAATAACGCATAATAAAGGTATTCATTCAATAACCCTTAATACTTAACCGACATTTATCATCACATATCACACAACAAATGCACGTTAGAAATTTCATTTCCCTCTTATTCTGACTTTTTACCCATACACTCTTTGTTCAATTGTCTACCAACCCTAATAACTAGCTTTATCCGCTATCAGAATCTACAACTGAGCGAACCCCTGGGCTACTGAAGCAGAGATCAATGGTGAACACAAGACTCCGTGACAAGCCTCTAGTCTTCTACAACAGAGTTCCCAAGTGCGGAAGCAACTCCATGAAAATTCTGCTCAGGACAATGGCAAAGAATAATTACTTCTCCTTCCTTGAAGACAAAGTCTACGTGATAGAAACTTTCGAGGACAACGAGTTGGTAAGTGGGATGTCCTTGCTTTTGTATGTAATCTTTTAGAGACATGTAGCGTTACGTAAACGCAAGGATAAAGGGTAGAGTAAGATTTTGGGATTGGTATGGATTGCCGATGCAGCAATTAATGTCGAAATGCAACGAAAATGTctttttcttatcatttttgATCTATCTGTATTGATATATCTGTATTGATTGTAAGCTTTTGCATGTCATCAGTCCCCGAGTTACGGTTTTCCGTTTTTTTAGCAAGATTGTCTTTTCTTCGGATGTTACTTACTAACAAcaccttttttttcatattccgTTTTCAGCAAATCTATACAGAGTTGGTCTACAGACTCCCGACGCCTTCAATTTACGAGAAACAAATATTCTATGTTGATTTTCGGAGGTAGGTAACCAAAATGTTTTCTAATCCTGTGGAAAATTTAAACAGTCATCTTAACGTGTGCCCGGGGTTTCTCACCGCCAACGAAGAATTCATTTGTTACGTTGACTGCATTTCAGTAAGTCACAAATGAATAACACAAAGTAGCATAAGTACAATTacattaacaaacaaaataaacgtACAAACAAGCAACAATACCAATAATCATCACCAAGAATCAATCAAGAATTCCTAGAAACATATCAATCCAGACCATGAGATTCCAAAATTTTATTACTCTTTCTTTAAAACAACACCGGTGCCCATGCACCACACAACTAAGGACTAGAGAAATAAACACAAGAAAAGATTTCAGCTTGACCGCAAGGATCATCGCATGTGCCTGTTTCAAATTAAAGGGCATTCAACAAATATATTTACTGATATATGGACTCTTCTCCGATTTTAGTGTTTGCGTAATGTCTCAAAGTATCTATCTTCTACAGGTTCGGGTTTCAACAGCCTTTGTATATCAACCTGGTTAGAGACCCTTTGGAAAGACGCGTGTCCTGGTATTACTACATACGCTTCGGACGGGTGGTGCACAGACCAATACCGAGGAACTTTTCACAGCAAGAGATGGCACAGGTTTGTTGTGCTCATTCTTTGATTTAAAGGACAAGGAATCCTTCAGATAGCGAAAACGGCCGGGATTCAAATTCTATAGTTCCACTACGGCCCAGAGGTAGCCGTGACGACTCCGGAAGGCAAGCAACTGTGCCCCAAGGATAATCTGCAAGCAGACCTTGCGATGACTTAAGAATTCAGATAGTATCATTAACTTCCTTGGGAAGGCGTTTAGCCGGCGTGGTAAAGGAGGTTAATTGACCACCGCATTTCATTTGcctgtaaaaggggaaatgttacCCCTACAGCGGTCTCTCCAATTTAGGGGCAATTATTcgccttttttttttccttttgctgAACGCTTCCATCCATAACCCTTAAGATAGGAAGGCCTGCTCCCTTGCAACATAGGCATTTATTGTTATTGTCCAAGGCACTAGTACGATACTTAGCTAAGAAAGCATCTTTTCCCACAGACATTCGATGAATGTGTCCTCAGCAACGCTTGGGAGTGCGACGCTGAGGGACAGGAAAGCTTTCTGATGACGAAGTTTTTCTGCGGACACGATCCGGTATGCAGGTACGTACTGCATGGTAGATATGGTCACACGTTCTGGGTACCATCAGCACGAGATTTATGATGTATATGAAAGTGTTTGTATCACATAAAACATTCCTGTAAAgtatgaaataagaaaacacaTAATTCATGCACATTTCAGACAGTAAGCTTGAAGGCTTGGTGCCGTCACAACATCAGACTTACGTACTGNNNNNNNNNNNNNNNNNNNNNNNNNNNNNNNNNNNNNNNNNNNNNNNNNNNNNNNNNNNNNNNNNNNNNNNNNNNNNNNNNNNNNNNNNNNNNNNNNNNNaaaaaaaaacaacaacacagaaccccccccctcccatttCATGACGTGACATTCAGCGGCCACTTGGCCCCAGTTTCCTTCTAATTGAAACCCTCATaataaatgttcaaaatatgacaGGGCTGTAAGAGTTGGATAAACCTGCAGGACGAAAGTAAAAACATACGTCGTGTATTTCATAAAGTACTTTTAAACTATTTTGTTAACTCGTCCAGACAGCCTTCCCAGGCGGCAGTGGAAAGAGCCAAAGAGAACATCAGGAGGCACTACGCTGTGGTCGGGGTACTGGAGGAGTTCAGCAGCTTCCTGAAGGTCCTGGAGGTGGTCATGCCGCAGTTCTTCCGCGGAGCTCATGACACGTGGAAAGAACTAACCCAGCGTATGTATCAAACTCAATTTTCCTTTAAACtacttataacgttatataagaaCTCAAGTTCAATAAACACTAAACAGTAGTTGTAATGATTTTCAACCCATTCACTTCAATAGAAACTAAGCCTTTATAAGCTCTGAACGTTTTGGTCAACAACGGAAACGAACATTAGAGAATGGACTGACATGGCACTAAGTGAAACACTGACAAGATCAGTAGAAACGAGAAAGGTGGAGAAGACTGGTTATCACATCTCCTGTAGTGCTCCGAAAGTCAAACAGACAGAATCGATAGATAGATAAAATAAGATGTACGTTTCTAATTTgagaacaatttttttacttCATCTATAATATAGATAGACGCTTCATCTCTTTTGGAAATGATTCACCATCACCGGATGGCATTGAAAGTCTCCgtcttttgtttgcttgtattaACAATGATGTCGTTAATTCCTCAACATTAGGGGTGATAGTGACACTGACACCATGGACATGTACAAAATGCTGTTTACATAACATATTGTGCCGAACTTTTCCATTTTTCAGAGACGCAACTTCTGGAAGAACAAAGAACTGTAAACAGATCACCTCCTTCTCCCAGAAGTCAGAAGATAATGAGAGAAAGGTTAAAGCTGGACTACCAAGTGTACTACTTCATAAGGGAGAGATTCCACAGGCAGAAAACACAACTTGGAATCAAGGACTGATCAAGTTGACAACTGAAATGTGCCTGGTGCTGCTATATAGTTCTCCTCAGGGGGAGTTTCTCATGTTATAAGGCTAAGACTACTGATTATGAATTTAAGAGTCAttttacatatttcaaacaacacATTTTTTCATTACTTTAGGTCtgtcctgtgtgtgtgtgtagaaattACTATAGGGAACCAATgacttgtattatttttgtagtCATTCTTAAAGTAATTTTCCTGCTGAATTTCTTCTCAAGCAAATAACTATCTAATATAAAGCAAACAAGAATAGCCATACTAAACATACCTTTTAAATGACACGTGCATGGTTTATTGCAATGCCAACAATGTTTATGTTATTCATTGATTAGAAAttcattatgtatattttttactTCTAACTATACTATAGCAGGCAGCATATGAAGTTTTACTTGTGCCTTAATGGCTCCTTGAAATGTCTTGGTTTAGTGTAAATCTTTTACTGATAATGCTCCATGTATATATTACAGCACTGCATGTTGCAATATGGTGCACTTTTAAATTaacaatgaaatcaataaaattcATCTCAGGAACAACAAAGCCTTTGTCTGAATGGACCCAGTGAAGAATATTCAGGCAGTGTATCCTACATCTATATCAAGTGGTGTCATCTTTTTAGTACAGATATGAAAGCATCTTTTGGAATATCCACATTTCCAATTTTCTTCATCCTCTTCTTTCCTTCCGCCTGCCTCTTAAGAAGTTTCATCTTTCTGGAGATGTCTCCGCCGTACTGGACAAGGAAAGGACATTGTTATTGGCAGTGACTCAACAATGGTTTCCAAAGGGATTGCACAATCAATGAGCTATCAAACATGTCAACACAATACCATTTCAAACCACACTTCACTCACTCTTGTCTGTTCATTATTCTTTCTGCCATTTAATATGATGTTtttaataaaagaaaacaactaaaaaaatgaCCAGGAAAAGTTATTGGATGGCTTCCACTCAAATTTGtggaaaaaaagaacatttatgaTTAGTTGAAAAACACTTTCAAACAACATTAACTAGTCCTACTACATTTCTATGACTATAGCAGAAGCATGGTTGTATGTATGGAGGTAAACGAGCATTGGCAAGGAAAGGCTATCTTCAAGTTTTCTCGATTCAGAAGTTAAATTGAAAACAGCAAGCAGGATGACTTACACATTTTGCCAACACATTCTTCTTATAGGCCCTTATCCTggaacaaacaataacatattAAGTCTGACTTAAGTAATGTATCAAATTAAAATCAAATCttcaaagacaagaaaatattcaaagacTAAATGTCAAACACACAAGGTGCCTACATACGTTTCCCTGGCTATGACTTTGTTTCCCAAGGCTGCCTGAATGACGACCTCATACAGCTGTCTGGGGATGACATCCTTCAGTTTAGAGGCAAGAGTCTTCCCCACTGGGTAGGCCTTGTCTTTGTGCACAATGGTGGACAGTTCATTGATGACTTGACCATTGAGAAGGACATCCAGCTTGACCAGATCTGATGGTTCATAGCTGTGATCCTCGTAATCAAAACTGAGTATTGAAAAAGTGAATTTTGTCTAATCAAAGACAGCACATTACTGGTACTTACTACTTATATGCATAACTGTCTCAAATgtgcatctatcaatattcacattcaatttttcaatgttttatcaGCACACACTTGGGACTCTAGAAGACTTAAAGTTACAGacacaagaaatcaaagatcttATACTTCGTGGCTCTTGTGAATTTCTTGCTTATTTGTCATCATGTACTTCTTGAtacgtcttacacgttgcacgCAGTTCTtatccctgtgagacttagtgcgccagtagacaagagggtggagaaggaagtgcacacccctccttcacct contains the following coding sequences:
- the LOC118419124 gene encoding uronyl 2-sulfotransferase-like; the protein is MMKAAGEVRFFLALVVLVGLWTAVQLYYSPGQESTTERTPGLLKQRSMVNTRLRDKPLVFYNRVPKCGSNSMKILLRTMAKNNYFSFLEDKVYVIETFEDNELQIYTELVYRLPTPSIYEKQIFYVDFRRFGFQQPLYINLVRDPLERRVSWYYYIRFGRVVHRPIPRNFSQQEMAQTFDECVLSNAWECDAEGQESFLMTKFFCGHDPVCRQPSQAAVERAKENIRRHYAVVGVLEEFSSFLKVLEVVMPQFFRGAHDTWKELTQQTQLLEEQRTVNRSPPSPRSQKIMRERLKLDYQVYYFIRERFHRQKTQLGIKD